The sequence TCACCAAAAAGGGTAGGAGAGTTGCATGGGGATGGAATCCAGGACCCTCTTAACAGGCCTCAGTCCCTCAGGTTAGAGTCAAGGGCCTCACTTGGCCAGGCTACTAAGCAGGGCACCAAGCAACCCTCCTAGCATGGTGCTTACGTTTCCTTTCTCAATCCTATAGAGTCATGTTGGGAACCAAGTGGCAAatgggagaaaggggaacaaaCCCAAACagtttctttgatttctgatGACCCCCACTTAGCCCAGAGACCACTCCCCTCATGCCCTCATGGTCCTCACTGCCGGGGAAGACTCTCCCTAGCAATAGGACCAGAAGTCACTTAGAGCAGATTCTCCATTGTCCCTTGGGGTTTCATTGGTTAAGGAGTACACCATTATAACTAAGTCCACTGATGCTTGATAACCCCTAAACTAGAACATGGACGCCCCCATAATACTCCTGCAATTCTCCCATCAAAAAAGATAGAATTTTCCAGTCAGCTCTAGGGTGGTGGATAGATTTTAATGGCCCACAGAGGGCTGTTTGTCTTCTCACCTCGAATCTCCTTTGTTCCCTCGCTCCCTtgtgcccttcccttcccttgagcCTACTACCCTCTTTACAGTGCTGGCAAGAGCCAGGCCAGTGTGGTGGCTGTTGCAGCCAGGAGGCATGGCAGGGCTACAGTGTTCGCGACGGCGCTGTTGCACAGGTCTCCGACGCAGCAGTCTCTGTGGGTTGTGTAAGTCACATCTCCCACCAACTCTGTTTCCACTTGATTGCAACGATGGGCTGCCACGCAGGCTGGATAGTGATGAATCAAGGTCACTGAGGCTGAGGAGAGAACGAGACTGGGGTGTCGGACTCTTCGCATGAGGACTTGCCTTCTAGGGCAGAGTGGATGTGACTTCAAGGAGCCCAAagggattctctgcccccctcaaaaaaacaGCTCCATGAAACCAAATGACCAAAATCCACACACTGACACTGTGAACCCTCTAATTCAATGCACTGAAACGGACCAACATCACTTCTGTGCTGTTCTTGCCCAAAACTCATGAGTGCAATCtagaaatcatgagaaaatattagATAAATCTAAATTGAGAGACAGTCTATAAAATAACTTATCAGgactcttcaaaagtgtcaaggtcatggaAGACAAAGACTCAGAATTGTCACAGATCAGAGGAGACTAAGAAGACTCGAGAGCTAAAATGCAATGTGGGATCCTGGTCTGGGTCCTGGACCGTCAGTTCAGATGCAGAAATGAACACTACAGGTCCTATCAGCCCCAGGCACAGCCAGGCTGGCCAAAGGAACACGTAGCCTAGGCTCAAGGGATAGGAATGCTTGCTTCTCACTCAAAGGAACCTGTAAGGCAAGTAATTAAAATCAGCACTATCCTAAAGATATGATCATTAGATGTACCTAATGAAATCTCTAACataa is a genomic window of Panthera uncia isolate 11264 chromosome B2 unlocalized genomic scaffold, Puncia_PCG_1.0 HiC_scaffold_24, whole genome shotgun sequence containing:
- the LY6G6D gene encoding lymphocyte antigen 6 complex locus protein G6d; this encodes MNSPFFGVLLGTLLGTALGNQMRCYDCKGGPSSSCKETVATCREGERCGFLERKPQPGLGPNKLSGNPSVTLIHHYPACVAAHRCNQVETELVGDVTYTTHRDCCVGDLCNSAVANTVALPCLLAATATTLAWLLPAL